GAGGTTGACTTGTCAAAAATACCGGCGAGAGTTCCGCGCAGGAAAGAATGTACCTCTTCCGCCTGATCGGCTGACGCGGTCTGGCCTGTTCCGATCGCCCAGACCGGCTCGTAGGCAATGACGACCTGCTGCATATCAACCGCCGTGAGACCGGCAAGTCCCTTGCGCACCTGATCGTGAAGAATCTCCATCATCGCGCCGCTATCACGTTGTTCAAGGGTTTCCCCGACACACAAGATTGCCGCAAGCCCTCCGGCGATAACCGCTTTAATTTTTTTGTTGATAAATTCGTCACTCTCGTGGAACAGTTGTCGCCGTTCGGAATGACCGATAATCACATATTTACAACCGACTCCACGGAGCAGGGCGGGTGATACTTCACCGGTGAATGCGCCGCTGGCCTCCGGGTAACAGTTCTGTGCGGCAACGGCAATTCCCGTACCGCTCGTCGCGTCGGCAACCGCTGTTAAAGCAGTAAA
This region of Desulfuromonadaceae bacterium genomic DNA includes:
- the tpiA gene encoding triose-phosphate isomerase, which encodes MRKPIIAGNWKLHNTIPEALDLVEALKKGLANQTRVDVIVAPVFTALTAVADATSGTGIAVAAQNCYPEASGAFTGEVSPALLRGVGCKYVIIGHSERRQLFHESDEFINKKIKAVIAGGLAAILCVGETLEQRDSGAMMEILHDQVRKGLAGLTAVDMQQVVIAYEPVWAIGTGQTASADQAEEVHSFLRGTLAGIFDKSTSEQTRIIYGGSVKPDNIDGLMERADIDGALVGGASLKAADFLSLIHFIQPE